The following are from one region of the Aequoribacter fuscus genome:
- a CDS encoding DUF1820 family protein, whose translation MYKVIFHNANQVFEVFARQIYQSDMWGFIEIEEFVFGERSQIVVDPSEEKLKNEFAGVKRTYIPYQSVIRIDEVEREGSSKISEVPANTTGSNVTRLPFASMVPPPSDD comes from the coding sequence GTGTATAAAGTGATTTTTCACAATGCAAATCAAGTGTTTGAGGTGTTTGCGCGTCAGATTTATCAGAGTGATATGTGGGGTTTTATCGAGATCGAAGAATTCGTTTTTGGTGAGCGTTCACAAATTGTGGTGGACCCGAGCGAAGAAAAGCTGAAAAACGAATTTGCCGGCGTGAAGCGTACCTATATCCCGTATCAATCCGTCATTCGAATTGACGAGGTTGAGCGCGAAGGCTCGTCGAAAATCTCAGAAGTTCCGGCCAACACCACCGGCAGTAACGTGACCCGTTTGCCGTTTGCGAGCATGGTGCCGCCACCCTCCGACGATTGA
- the ybeY gene encoding rRNA maturation RNase YbeY: MNISVCVDRACGGDSPDDDSFRRWVSAALKACRKSGHVDLKIVDSNEIQYLNKTYRGKDAATNVLSFPSELPPGIPSDLLGDLALCTPVIEREASEQRKVLMHHWAHLTIHGTLHLIGFDHIEDTDAEIMESLEIDILASLSLPNPYVDYTEECHPS, encoded by the coding sequence ATGAACATTAGTGTTTGTGTCGACCGCGCGTGTGGCGGCGACAGTCCCGACGACGACAGTTTTAGGCGCTGGGTCAGCGCCGCACTAAAAGCTTGTCGCAAAAGCGGGCACGTTGACCTTAAAATCGTCGATTCCAACGAAATCCAATATCTGAACAAAACCTATCGCGGTAAAGACGCAGCTACCAACGTGTTGTCGTTTCCAAGCGAATTGCCACCGGGTATCCCCTCGGACCTACTCGGCGATTTAGCCCTATGCACCCCAGTGATCGAGCGTGAAGCGAGTGAACAACGCAAGGTTCTGATGCATCACTGGGCCCACTTAACCATCCATGGCACCTTGCATTTAATCGGATTCGATCATATTGAAGACACGGATGCTGAAATTATGGAAAGCTTGGAAATTGACATTTTAGCGAGCTTATCTCTTCCTAACCCCTATGTTGATTACACTGAGGAGTGTCATCCATCATGA
- a CDS encoding HlyC/CorC family transporter: MSDDKTSGDSNDKSWLDKIALLFSGEPRTKEDLHDVLTVASENELIDKDALSIIEGAMQVSDLHARDIMIPRAQMVVVKEDATLEELLPQIIESAHSRFPVIGENTDEVLGILLAKDLLPRLLKSDTEPFAVSELMRPCFVVPESKRLNVLLREFRQNRNHMAIVIDEYGGVAGLITIEDVLEEIVGEIEDETDTDEDEFIRKITDTEFFVKALTPIEDFNEYFETQLSDEEFDTIGGLVIQAFGHMPARGETTTFEGFRFKVIHADQRKIQSLRVSKLTS; encoded by the coding sequence ATGAGCGACGACAAAACCAGCGGCGACAGTAACGATAAGTCGTGGCTGGACAAAATAGCGCTACTTTTCTCCGGCGAGCCCCGCACTAAAGAAGACCTGCATGACGTGCTAACGGTGGCGTCAGAAAATGAACTGATCGACAAAGACGCGCTCAGCATTATCGAAGGCGCCATGCAGGTAAGCGACTTACATGCACGCGATATCATGATCCCTCGAGCGCAAATGGTCGTCGTTAAAGAAGACGCTACGCTCGAAGAGTTACTGCCTCAAATTATCGAGTCGGCGCATTCGCGATTCCCAGTCATAGGTGAGAACACCGATGAGGTCTTGGGGATTCTGCTGGCCAAAGACCTCTTGCCACGGTTGTTAAAAAGCGACACCGAGCCCTTTGCCGTCTCCGAACTTATGCGCCCTTGCTTTGTTGTACCAGAAAGCAAGCGCCTCAATGTTTTGTTGCGTGAATTCCGCCAAAACCGCAACCACATGGCGATCGTCATTGACGAATACGGCGGCGTTGCTGGCCTAATTACCATTGAAGATGTGCTGGAAGAAATCGTTGGCGAAATCGAAGATGAAACCGATACCGATGAAGATGAATTCATCCGCAAAATCACCGACACCGAGTTTTTTGTTAAAGCTCTGACGCCAATCGAAGACTTTAACGAGTATTTCGAAACGCAGCTCAGCGACGAAGAGTTCGACACCATCGGTGGCTTAGTCATTCAAGCCTTTGGACACATGCCTGCGCGTGGCGAAACCACCACATTCGAGGGCTTCAGATTCAAAGTCATTCACGCCGATCAGCGCAAGATTCAAAGTCTGCGGGTATCCAAGCTAACGTCGTGA
- the lnt gene encoding apolipoprotein N-acyltransferase, which translates to MSIIKSLWVRAIIAALLGVAVTLSLAPWNYWPLGALSAASLWILWHTAKPTEILRLAWCYGLGFFGAGISWVYVSIHDHGNASVGLAGFLTLLFCALLAILFVIMGWVYRRFLHPRPLDISHALAFTGLWVLNEWIRTWFLTGFPWVFVGYGYIDTPLAGWAPVGGVFALSFIACLLGCLWALALTQKRLSYGVAALGASLLAFGGGQILDNREWTQSKQSTTYVAIVQPNTPQSMKWDRRYYSSILDNLGHLSERAKPGDIIIWPEAAVPRYYHNALEDLKPALARMNKQSQALISGIPFANRATQSYHNSIAVFAGGEGLYHKQRLVPFGEYVPLQSILRGLIDFFDLPMSNFSAGDARQAPLWVQDQVIAPSICYEVVYPDLVARGARRADWLLTISNDTWFGDSIGPLQHLQMAQMRALETQRYLVRGTSNGISAIVNPKGQIVNQTPQFEPAVLRGSIESRRGSTPFMQTGSTPVIVLALIALLYGRHRQAAPKT; encoded by the coding sequence GTGAGCATCATCAAGTCGCTTTGGGTCCGCGCTATTATCGCGGCGCTATTGGGCGTCGCGGTCACGCTGTCACTTGCGCCTTGGAACTATTGGCCTCTTGGCGCTTTATCAGCCGCTAGCCTGTGGATCTTATGGCACACAGCAAAACCCACAGAAATTTTGCGCCTAGCGTGGTGTTACGGCTTGGGTTTTTTCGGTGCTGGCATTTCCTGGGTGTACGTCAGTATTCACGACCACGGCAATGCCAGTGTCGGCCTAGCGGGGTTTTTAACCTTGTTATTCTGCGCATTGCTGGCTATTTTATTTGTCATTATGGGGTGGGTTTACCGACGCTTTCTTCATCCACGCCCTTTAGACATTAGCCACGCGCTGGCATTCACAGGCCTATGGGTGTTAAACGAGTGGATCCGCACTTGGTTTTTAACGGGCTTTCCCTGGGTATTTGTGGGCTATGGCTATATCGATACGCCTCTGGCTGGGTGGGCACCTGTGGGCGGGGTCTTCGCGCTCTCGTTCATCGCTTGTCTACTGGGCTGTTTGTGGGCACTCGCCCTGACACAAAAGCGCCTCAGCTATGGTGTTGCCGCTCTAGGGGCCAGTTTGCTGGCATTTGGCGGCGGTCAAATCCTAGACAATCGTGAGTGGACTCAAAGCAAACAAAGCACCACCTACGTCGCGATTGTGCAGCCCAACACGCCCCAATCCATGAAATGGGATCGTCGCTATTACAGCTCGATTCTCGATAATCTAGGGCATCTCAGTGAACGCGCTAAGCCCGGCGACATCATCATATGGCCTGAGGCCGCGGTCCCCCGCTACTATCACAATGCCTTAGAAGACTTAAAACCTGCACTCGCGCGCATGAACAAGCAATCGCAAGCCCTGATTAGCGGTATCCCTTTTGCCAATCGCGCGACACAAAGCTATCACAACAGTATTGCCGTGTTTGCGGGTGGCGAAGGCTTGTATCACAAGCAACGCTTAGTGCCTTTTGGTGAATATGTCCCTCTGCAGAGTATCCTGCGCGGACTCATCGACTTTTTTGATTTACCCATGTCGAACTTCTCAGCGGGCGATGCTCGGCAAGCCCCCCTGTGGGTGCAAGATCAAGTTATTGCCCCATCCATTTGCTACGAGGTGGTCTACCCCGATCTCGTCGCGCGCGGCGCGCGACGAGCTGACTGGCTATTAACCATCAGTAACGATACCTGGTTTGGCGACTCGATAGGTCCTTTGCAACACCTGCAAATGGCGCAAATGCGCGCACTGGAAACCCAGCGCTACTTGGTGCGCGGCACCAGCAATGGCATTTCGGCCATTGTGAACCCAAAAGGGCAGATCGTAAATCAGACACCACAGTTCGAACCGGCCGTTTTACGTGGCTCTATCGAGTCCCGACGGGGTTCTACGCCTTTCATGCAAACCGGTAGTACGCCCGTTATTGTTTTGGCGCTGATCGCTCTTCTATACGGGCGCCACCGGCAAGCAGCACCAAAAACCTAG
- a CDS encoding PhoH family protein, with the protein MTQLADISDPSSQTISTTLEPNNASHLATLCGQFDAHLKQIEQRLNVAIASRGNRFSISGASEAREAARDLLEALYRAICSGEGLSAESLHVHMQDAGLEVLKEQRASDAETTDNVVVIKTKRAPVKPRGKNQQGYVRAIQDFDINFGIGPAGTGKTYLAVACAVEALLNERVRRILLVRPAVEAGEKLGFLPGDLAQKIDPYLRPLYDALYEMLGFEQVNKYIERNIIEVAPLAFMRGRTLNNAFIILDEAQNTTREQMKMFLTRIGFGSTAVITGDATQIDLPRGAHSGLTHASHILDGVDGISFTYFANKDVVRHPLVQRVVEAYDKAELAPSKIESNSR; encoded by the coding sequence TTGACACAACTTGCCGATATCAGCGACCCCTCGTCGCAAACAATTTCTACGACTCTGGAACCCAATAACGCATCGCATCTGGCGACTCTGTGTGGCCAGTTTGACGCCCACTTAAAGCAAATTGAGCAGCGGCTCAATGTTGCCATCGCGTCGCGCGGCAACCGCTTCAGTATCTCCGGCGCTAGCGAAGCGCGAGAGGCGGCTCGGGACCTGCTGGAAGCTCTGTATCGAGCCATTTGCAGCGGAGAAGGCCTCTCAGCCGAATCGCTGCATGTGCATATGCAAGACGCAGGCCTTGAAGTGTTAAAAGAGCAACGCGCGAGCGACGCCGAAACCACAGACAATGTCGTTGTGATTAAAACAAAGCGAGCACCGGTTAAGCCGCGCGGCAAGAATCAGCAAGGCTATGTGCGCGCCATCCAAGATTTTGACATCAATTTTGGCATTGGACCCGCGGGTACAGGCAAAACATATCTGGCCGTCGCCTGCGCGGTCGAGGCCCTGCTGAACGAGCGTGTGCGCAGAATTTTGCTGGTGCGCCCCGCGGTCGAGGCCGGTGAAAAACTCGGCTTCTTACCCGGCGATCTCGCGCAGAAAATCGACCCCTACCTGCGCCCGCTTTACGACGCTTTGTACGAAATGCTGGGCTTTGAGCAGGTCAATAAGTACATCGAGCGAAATATTATCGAGGTGGCACCACTCGCGTTTATGCGTGGCCGCACACTGAACAATGCATTCATCATTTTAGACGAAGCCCAAAACACTACCCGCGAACAAATGAAGATGTTTTTAACGCGCATTGGCTTTGGCTCTACGGCCGTGATTACCGGTGACGCCACCCAAATCGACTTACCGCGTGGTGCACACTCGGGGCTCACCCATGCCAGCCACATCCTCGACGGCGTCGACGGGATTAGTTTTACGTACTTTGCCAATAAAGATGTGGTTCGCCACCCGCTAGTACAGCGCGTCGTAGAAGCCTACGACAAAGCTGAGTTGGCACCTTCTAAAATCGAGAGCAACAGTCGATGA
- a CDS encoding aminotransferase class I/II-fold pyridoxal phosphate-dependent enzyme, which translates to MHVDQLDAAQRAQALAQAESDYHALLAQGLSLDLTRGKPSAEQANLSNALDGILDGNYFAQDGTDVRNYGGIDGLPEAKALFAQVLQVPADEMLIGGNASLTLMYQVIDFALRFGFHKAWNTGDSTPKFLCPVPGYDRHFSICEYLGIEMVTLPMLDDGPDMDVAEALVQELDNVCGIWCVPRFSNPTGCVYSEATLARLAALPKLAKSDFLIMYDNAYAVHALTADAPALGNIREHAIAAGTLDNIVQFGSTSKITFAGAGVAFLSTSKSNLAAFKKYLGFQTIGPDKVNQLRHVAFFKDHSGLMAHMDRHADIMKPRFDAVLSTLEAQLGGTGMGTWISPEGGYFVSFETRPGLAKAVIQLASDAGIKLTPAGATFPYGNDPQDSNIRIAPSFPSIADVQATMDAFVVCVRLATLRSLAK; encoded by the coding sequence GTGCACGTAGACCAACTCGACGCCGCGCAGCGTGCGCAGGCACTTGCCCAAGCAGAATCTGATTACCACGCCCTATTGGCGCAAGGTTTATCGCTGGATCTAACGCGCGGCAAGCCCAGTGCCGAACAAGCCAATTTATCGAACGCCTTAGATGGCATACTAGACGGCAATTATTTTGCACAAGATGGTACCGATGTGCGCAATTACGGCGGCATCGATGGTCTACCCGAGGCCAAAGCACTGTTTGCCCAAGTGCTTCAAGTGCCCGCCGACGAAATGCTGATTGGCGGCAACGCCAGCTTGACCTTAATGTATCAAGTCATCGATTTCGCATTACGCTTTGGTTTTCACAAAGCCTGGAATACCGGCGACAGCACACCGAAGTTCTTATGCCCCGTACCCGGCTATGATCGTCATTTTTCTATTTGCGAATACTTGGGTATCGAGATGGTCACGCTTCCGATGCTCGACGACGGCCCCGATATGGATGTTGCTGAAGCACTCGTGCAAGAACTCGACAACGTCTGTGGTATTTGGTGCGTACCACGCTTCTCGAATCCTACCGGCTGCGTGTACAGCGAAGCCACCTTGGCACGCCTGGCAGCGCTACCTAAACTGGCGAAAAGCGACTTCCTGATCATGTACGACAACGCCTACGCGGTGCACGCACTTACTGCCGATGCACCTGCGCTGGGCAATATCCGCGAGCACGCGATCGCCGCAGGCACGTTAGACAACATCGTCCAATTTGGCTCGACATCGAAAATTACTTTCGCAGGCGCGGGCGTGGCGTTTTTAAGCACCTCTAAATCCAATTTAGCGGCTTTTAAGAAATACCTAGGTTTTCAAACGATTGGCCCCGACAAAGTGAACCAGCTGCGACATGTGGCGTTTTTTAAAGACCACAGCGGTTTAATGGCGCACATGGATCGCCACGCAGACATTATGAAGCCGCGTTTTGACGCCGTGCTGTCGACCCTCGAGGCGCAGCTAGGCGGCACAGGCATGGGCACTTGGATTAGCCCAGAGGGTGGCTATTTTGTATCGTTTGAAACGCGACCCGGTTTAGCCAAAGCCGTGATACAACTGGCGTCCGATGCTGGCATTAAGCTGACACCGGCAGGCGCGACGTTCCCCTACGGTAACGATCCACAAGACAGCAACATCCGAATTGCGCCCAGTTTTCCAAGCATAGCGGATGTACAAGCCACTATGGATGCGTTTGTGGTGTGTGTGCGCTTGGCGACTTTGCGAAGCCTAGCAAAGTAA
- the miaB gene encoding tRNA (N6-isopentenyl adenosine(37)-C2)-methylthiotransferase MiaB, translating to MSVKKLFIQTHGCQMNEYDSARIGDLLKTSHQLERTDNPEEADVLLLNTCSIREKAQEKVFHQLGRWKPLKEKNPNLIIGVGGCVASQEGAAIGERAPYVDLVFGPQTLHRLPEMMAERSQQGPGNTIVVDVSFPEIEKFDCLPDPEIKGASAFVSIMEGCSKYCSFCVVPYTRGEEVSRPLDDVIAEVAHAAEHGVKEVNLLGQNVNAYRGLNYLGEVVDFAELLTYIARIPAIERIRYTTSHPVEFSQALIDVYAEIPQLVDHLHLPVQSGSDRILAAMKRGHTALEYKSKIRALRKIRPNISMSSDFIVGFPGETDADFNATMKLIEDIGYDSSFSFIYSARPGTPAADLVDDTPMEVKKQRLQILQARIAGQARIISENMVGTRQRILVSGVSKKDPGQLQGRTENNRVVNFSCTDHGLINEFAWVTVDEALPNSLRGTLLKNH from the coding sequence ATGTCCGTTAAAAAATTGTTCATTCAGACGCACGGATGCCAAATGAACGAGTACGATTCGGCGCGCATTGGCGATTTGTTAAAAACCAGCCACCAACTCGAACGTACAGACAACCCTGAAGAAGCCGACGTTTTACTTCTGAACACTTGCTCAATTCGAGAAAAAGCCCAGGAAAAAGTGTTTCATCAGCTGGGACGCTGGAAGCCTTTAAAAGAAAAAAACCCGAACCTGATCATCGGGGTGGGTGGCTGCGTTGCCAGCCAAGAAGGTGCCGCAATTGGCGAGCGAGCCCCTTATGTCGACTTAGTCTTCGGCCCACAAACCCTGCACCGCCTACCTGAAATGATGGCCGAGCGCAGCCAACAAGGCCCTGGAAACACGATCGTCGTCGACGTTAGCTTCCCCGAGATTGAAAAGTTCGACTGTCTTCCTGATCCAGAGATCAAAGGTGCCAGCGCCTTTGTGTCGATCATGGAAGGCTGCAGCAAATACTGTTCATTCTGTGTGGTGCCTTATACCCGAGGCGAAGAGGTCTCGCGCCCGCTGGATGATGTCATCGCCGAAGTGGCGCACGCAGCGGAGCACGGTGTCAAAGAGGTCAATTTGCTCGGCCAAAATGTGAACGCGTACCGCGGCTTGAACTACTTAGGCGAGGTCGTCGATTTTGCCGAGTTGTTAACCTATATCGCGCGTATTCCGGCGATCGAGCGTATTCGATACACCACGTCGCACCCAGTAGAATTTAGCCAAGCGCTAATTGACGTCTACGCTGAAATTCCGCAACTGGTGGATCATTTACACCTGCCCGTCCAAAGCGGTTCAGACCGAATTCTAGCTGCGATGAAACGCGGCCACACGGCATTAGAGTACAAATCAAAAATTCGCGCTCTGCGTAAGATTCGCCCAAACATCAGCATGTCGTCCGACTTCATCGTGGGCTTCCCCGGCGAGACCGACGCGGACTTCAATGCCACCATGAAGCTCATCGAGGATATCGGTTACGATTCGTCATTCAGCTTTATTTACAGTGCGCGTCCCGGCACGCCCGCGGCTGATTTGGTTGACGATACGCCCATGGAAGTTAAAAAACAGCGTCTGCAAATACTGCAGGCCCGTATTGCAGGTCAGGCGCGAATCATCAGTGAAAACATGGTGGGTACCCGGCAGCGCATTTTGGTCAGCGGCGTCTCCAAAAAAGATCCCGGACAACTTCAAGGGCGCACCGAGAATAACCGTGTAGTTAACTTTAGCTGTACAGACCATGGCCTGATCAACGAATTTGCGTGGGTGACGGTCGACGAAGCGCTGCCCAACTCATTGCGTGGCACCTTGTTAAAAAACCATTAA